Genomic segment of Candidatus Jordarchaeales archaeon:
CAGGTTGACGAGATCACCGTCGGCACTAATGTTTGAGAGGGCCTCTTTTACGAGGAAGGCGACGATTAGAGCCCACTCTCTCTCCTCCTCCTTAGACATCTCCCTGTACTTCTCGTAATCTCCCTCGACGAGTTTTTTCACGTTCTCGTTCTTCGCCTTACTGTAGGCGAAGAGAAGGCTTGATATTGCACCATCAGTCAGCGTCATCGAGAACATCCTCTTAGCTTTCCTCGAGATCTCCTCTGCTTCCTTGCCCTCGACACCCAGCTTCTCCCTGAGCCTAATGGCTGCCTGAACCTCCTTCACGGGT
This window contains:
- the cmr5 gene encoding type III-B CRISPR module-associated protein Cmr5; the encoded protein is MKEVQAAIRLREKLGVEGKEAEEISRKAKRMFSMTLTDGAISSLLFAYSKAKNENVKKLVEGDYEKYREMSKEEEREWALIVAFLVKEALSNISADGDLVNLLKKLSDGKVRVKAERAMLRYLKALGKVLEAYS